One window from the genome of Dermacentor silvarum isolate Dsil-2018 chromosome 5, BIME_Dsil_1.4, whole genome shotgun sequence encodes:
- the LOC125945903 gene encoding uncharacterized protein LOC125945903, translating to MKPDCKITLVFKPVGDRCFQTKSVFLSSIFTTETSHPFMHWEVCCEFDDGKSFKFEALLDKGHLVPCMRPAGRNTLLCDKVFFGVFKRSFEDISNAYHALSELKKYDVVKNNCQTWVVAFLEELSLPVPEEVRRIAKTIQEIFHYGKRTAYHFVVQEVGNAYRYLIKPHEGSAPEEKEEDKNTDDDDKKQNESRISYLSQTRYQKVIKSLCYG from the exons ATGAAGCCTGATTGTAAAATCACGCTGGTATTTAAACCTGTTGGAGACCGCTGCTTCCAGACCAAGTCAGTCTTTTTGTCGAGCATCTTTACAACAGAGACAAGCCATCCCTTTATGCACTGGGAAGTCTGCTGCGAGTTTGACGATGGTAAATCCTTCAAATTCGAAGCGTTGCTAGACAAGGGCCACCTTGTGCCATGCATGAGACCGGCTGGAAGAAACACGCTTCTGTGTGACAAG GTATTTTTTGGAGTCTTCAAACGCAGTTTCGAGGATATCTCAAATGCCTATCATGCCTTGAGTGAACTTAAAAAGTATGATGTTGTAAAAAACAACTGCCAGACGTGGGTTGTGGCTTTCCTTGAAGAGCTTAGCCTTCCGGTTCCCGAAGAGGTCAGGAGAATTGCCAAGACG ATTCAGGAGATCTTCCACTACGGCAAAAGAACAGCATACCATTTTGTTGTCCAAGAAGTTGGAAATGCTTATAGATATTTAATAAAGCCTCATGAAGGAAGTGCTCCTGAAGAGAAGGAGGAGGACAAGAACACTGATGACGACGACAAGAAACAGAATGAGAGCAGAATTTCCTATCTCAGCCAGACTCGGTATCAAAAAGTCATAAAATCACTCTGTTATGGTTAA